The Apis cerana isolate GH-2021 linkage group LG10, AcerK_1.0, whole genome shotgun sequence DNA window GTAGATTGCTTGTTGTAAAATGATGTAGTGCTTTTGGGGAAGCATTGGGGAAGCTTATTtggcttatttttttctttttttttttttacacttttcaatatcaatcatttttcattttcacatcgatggaaatgtaaaatattgatagaatgtctcttaatttaaatttttaatttaattttattttcagatttagtCTTCCGCGCCGGTTTTTTTTATAGCTCCTTTTTTTTACTCGTGTTGCACAACGATCAAAAGTTTTGAACGTTTTGCAAACATGTATTAAAAGGAGAatttatttgagaataaataaatttttgtggaAATGGAGGGTGGATGGGATGTCGGCGGTCAGGGTGGGTCTCCAATTCGCAGCAACCTCCAAGCGGTGAGACCTgggaaatcattattatttaatatacaatatataatcatatcattatatcgatggtttaattatatattttataagaaataatatgagCTAATTGGCTGCGAgcgcaattataattttcataaattaaaaattaggaatataaattaaaattattaggaaaatgaaaaaaattagaagtagaaaaaattagaaaagaaaaattagaaaaaaattattaggaatatgaattttgttctcgttttagttaataaaagtgtgaaatttgaaaagaggtttttactttttgagtaatttaattttataatttttatagtagtgtttatattttaatctactaGATGGCGTaaggaaaattataatcttttctgAAGTCGGTATTTCAGAATATATTCCCGAAGGTTCCGTAAGATGTCACCTCTATTCTCTTTCTCGTGTTTTGGTATTTAACTTGCTATTTGCTAACTAACGTTGCAATCTTATTCTAAATCAAATCGGTAATGTTGGAAATGATACTAAAATGGTATGATTTTCTACTTCCCAAGATATGGGACAAAAAATGCGTTGTATGTTAGatctattctttatttcatctgTGCTTTTAgacaacaatattttttattccttattcaaatattgtcatgtttttttataatgtatacactaagattaagttttatttttttaataactgcTATTTACATAGGTAATTGTGAAGAACAATATTGTTCTATTGATAACACAGTCGATtgtgttaaagaaaaaaaagttaatatttataaaggtaATCGCAACAGAATGTTTAATGATTCTTATTTGGtaattttcatacattttttcttttagtaggtttaaataaacaatataataaatattataatgcaatTGAAGAAGcagaaaaagattataaagtttgtaataatattaacaataattgtttcaaagatgttattataaatgacCTAAAACCTTTTAAGGAAAAAGGTATAAATAaggatttaatagatattgcaaaaattaggtatgttaatgaaatattaatagatatgataattttctattttataagaaatttttctttaaaaattttatagaggaactttttatcaaataatacaaggaaaattatatagacAAAAAGATTGTATGTTTCCTTCAAGATGTGCTGGAATAGAATactttcttttaaaacttGCTCCTGGATTAACAGATATGGATTTAGTTATAAATGTAAGAGATTATCCTCAATCAAGTAAATATTTTGGAGATCCATTacctattttttcatttagcaaggtaaatataattgttcaaatctcttttttaaaactatttagaattattattttataaattgatacaatttattaataatttgagcatcataaaatttatttatagacttcacaatattatgatattacatATCCAGCATGGGCATTTTGGGAAGGTGGACCTGCAATTTCTTTGTATCCTCGTGGTCTTGGAAGATGGGATGAACATTGTATATCTTTAGACAAAGCTAGTAATAACACATTgtgggagaaaaaggaaaataaagtattttttcgaGGTTCTAGAACAAGTTCAGAGCGTGataatttagtattattaagTCGTAAGAAGCCAAATTTAGTAGATGctcaatatacaaaaaatcaaGCCTGGAAGTCTaatgaagtaatttttaattattttaatatttaatttgtattcttttatgtcattatatatatacaggatAATTTTGTATGTTACATATTTATAGGATACATTATATGCACCTCCAGCTTCTGAAGTTCCTTTAGAAGCACATTGTAAATACAAATACTTATTCAATTATCGTGGTGTTGCAGCATCATTCAgacataaacatttatttttatgtcgtTCTTTAGTATTCCATGTTGGAGATGAAtggaatgaattttattataatgcaaTGATTCCTTGGATACATTATATACCTGTGTCTAAGGATGCTAATCAAACAGTATTagagtaatttattatagttttgtaTTGTTGCTATTCAGTaatgtttttttgtaaaaagttgttttcatatatttttatatttacagagaaataatacaatttgctATAGATAATGAtgacatttcaaaaaaaattgcaaatcatGGGAGAGATTTCatatggaataatttaaaaatatctgatgTCACACAGTTTTGGAAAAagcttcttaaaaaatattctaaacttttaaaatataaaatctcattagataaaaatttaattaaaattgaaaggaaggaaagatcttaataaaatttattaaaataaatatttaatataaataattttatatatttttttattaaaatgtctatttgtaaaatattaactaataaaaataattcgataataatcaGATATTTgcttaattcttaaaataagcGTTAGTTAAAACGAatgtatgattttttattgatatactGTACAATGTCAGGACATAGCACAATGGCAAGTTTCAATATGAATCATTTTAATGCCCTGACAAAAGATTTAACACAAACAAAGGCCTTgtacattacattatattatgtatgttatatttctgtattatatactttacaaatttaaattacaattatcattcgattattatcacaatataaaattttcatatgtatatttaaaaaaaatttattttttattataaatttataacaagtattaaaaaattgtacaaggCTTTTTTGTGCTTTATgcattcttaaattttagatacatTCTTaagtacttatttatttataacaaaattctgaaaaaaacatttcttaaaatgtaaaaaaacattgtaatgtcattaatattactataaaaatatatatacattatgtattgcaaatattctatatatttttattgcaaaatttaatatttttttcaattgattttgttcaatttttaagttaaacacttaaagaatatagaatatagaatatatagaaaatattatatatatgtgctaaaaaaatatttacaatacataGTATACATACATTTTACAGTGAATGTATACATACTATATGTTGttgctttttatataattttggttTTAAAGCATAATATAGTGGAACCTCGATTAAGCAGAATCTCGATTATCCGGTATCTTCTCTTTGTTACGAGtacatttaaaagtaaaaaaaagttgttatcgaaaattatttttaaaagacatTGCATTGAAagtgattattatttcgataataattttcattcttaatgtaatgtaatttttgtttgcaattcaaaacaaaaaaaatattaaacaaaataaatttaaaaaaaaaaataattctcgctgataattttcgagaattttactctatgtattttgatatcaattttatatctttccaattttcaaatttttgtttttaaaattagtttttctattagactttttttttgttcttttaaaaattaatcgataattgttatacaatcattataattaatatataacaaatttaattataaatattcaaaacgtAAAAATGAGTTCTAAAAAAAGcaatttctatgaaaaaatgcatttttaattatttccctggattttttcgaattatttgtgCCTAAAATTCTTATGATTAATTGAAGTCCTACTATTatgaacaattattatttttaaaataataaaatttttttttttacatataatattaaatctcacATTTTGTAATATAGTCAGGAATGAATGTGTAACTATTatcaacattatttattacaattctattgtataatgaaataaaaatgaagtagaaaattatttaaaagaaaaaaaaaagaaattaattataataatgttgttaattaatgaacaataataacaacaaattgataaaaaattataatagaaagcTGCATTTTACTACAGtatgtattttcaaaacattttaaGGCACTTGTAtggaagataaatatttttttgatgtaaTCATTATCATGAATACTATAGACGTTTTCATTGattcctaatttttaaatcaactatttattaatttaagattttaaaatattttcacaatttcttgTTTCCTTACAATCTGAGAAGTATTTACATTCTTGtaggaaataatgaaaactctgtaatattcataatactGTCAGTCAACGAATCAATTgactgttatttttatttactatgtCATGTTACAGCACATTTCAGTTCTGTTTTAAACCTAGTATATGTCCTGCATAGATACATAAAATGAGTGCCTTCAACATTAATGTTTATACAAATCACAACGtacgaataaagaataaataggcAGTGTAAAAGGTATGATGACACAATATTGCATgcgacataaaatattatgtataaacatattttacacgttcttgtttttaatttacatatatacagcATGTCCcttaagatatttcaaatcgattcgattaacAAGGAAACATAATAATCGTTAAGTAAAAATCATATCTTATAAAACATGCTGCAGAGAATACTTAATAACTAGGATGAAGCAAATATTTGTTATCAAACTAAATGCCTAATTTGCTTCAATTGGAATGATTGTTTCGTGAAAGATTAAAAGTAACAACGAACAAAATCTCAAATTGTTAACTTGTTCAtcgatattggaaaaaaaaagttactatCCACAATTCGTGAGCGTCGATTAGCACATTGCCATTTTTGTTTGGCACTGTTTCCCTTTGTCTGCGATACACTTTGAGGTCACACTTCCCTTCCGTTTTAATTGtccgttcaaatattttctatcggACCTTCGTTGATGATATCAACGCTTTACGATCTCCAACAAGTAATTCATCTCTTTTTTACGTAGTGGCAACAATCTTAGCGATGAATAAGGTCATCAAATTGAGCGGAAGATACCACAATATCGATGACGATGTGAAAACGTTTCCCGCCGCGGAGCCCATATCCTGATTGGAAGACGTAACTAACTGCTCGTCCGTTTCGCCTGtcgaattgtttaaaaatcgtAGGAGGGTCgacattgaaaaaatatgtacaatattataaaagaatcgtCGCTGATTGATGGATGGTTCACTTCAGCACCAAACACGCTTAACACGATTTATCTCGCGTGAAACAGCACTAGTTGAA harbors:
- the LOC107993295 gene encoding O-glucosyltransferase rumi homolog isoform X3; amino-acid sequence: MIFYFPRYGTKNALYVRSILYFICAFRQQYFLFLIQILSCFFIMYTLRLSFIFLITAIYIGNCEEQYCSIDNTVDCVKEKKVNIYKVGLNKQYNKYYNAIEEAEKDYKVCNNINNNCFKDVIINDLKPFKEKGINKDLIDIAKIRGTFYQIIQGKLYRQKDCMFPSRCAGIEYFLLKLAPGLTDMDLVINVRDYPQSSKYFGDPLPIFSFSKTSQYYDITYPAWAFWEGGPAISLYPRGLGRWDEHCISLDKASNNTLWEKKENKVFFRGSRTSSERDNLVLLSRKKPNLVDAQYTKNQAWKSNEDTLYAPPASEVPLEAHCKYKYLFNYRGVAASFRHKHLFLCRSLVFHVGDEWNEFYYNAMIPWIHYIPVSKDANQTVLE
- the LOC107993295 gene encoding O-glucosyltransferase rumi homolog isoform X2, whose product is MIFYFPRYGTKNALYVRSILYFICAFRQQYFLFLIQILSCFFIMYTLRLSFIFLITAIYIGNCEEQYCSIDNTVDCVKEKKVNIYKGLNKQYNKYYNAIEEAEKDYKVCNNINNNCFKDVIINDLKPFKEKGINKDLIDIAKIRGTFYQIIQGKLYRQKDCMFPSRCAGIEYFLLKLAPGLTDMDLVINVRDYPQSSKYFGDPLPIFSFSKTSQYYDITYPAWAFWEGGPAISLYPRGLGRWDEHCISLDKASNNTLWEKKENKVFFRGSRTSSERDNLVLLSRKKPNLVDAQYTKNQAWKSNEDTLYAPPASEVPLEAHCKYKYLFNYRGVAASFRHKHLFLCRSLVFHVGDEWNEFYYNAMIPWIHYIPVSKDANQTVLEEIIQFAIDNDDISKKIANHGRDFIWNNLKISDVTQFWKKLLKKYSKLLKYKISLDKNLIKIERKERS
- the LOC107993295 gene encoding O-glucosyltransferase rumi homolog isoform X1 is translated as MIFYFPRYGTKNALYVRSILYFICAFRQQYFLFLIQILSCFFIMYTLRLSFIFLITAIYIGNCEEQYCSIDNTVDCVKEKKVNIYKVGLNKQYNKYYNAIEEAEKDYKVCNNINNNCFKDVIINDLKPFKEKGINKDLIDIAKIRGTFYQIIQGKLYRQKDCMFPSRCAGIEYFLLKLAPGLTDMDLVINVRDYPQSSKYFGDPLPIFSFSKTSQYYDITYPAWAFWEGGPAISLYPRGLGRWDEHCISLDKASNNTLWEKKENKVFFRGSRTSSERDNLVLLSRKKPNLVDAQYTKNQAWKSNEDTLYAPPASEVPLEAHCKYKYLFNYRGVAASFRHKHLFLCRSLVFHVGDEWNEFYYNAMIPWIHYIPVSKDANQTVLEEIIQFAIDNDDISKKIANHGRDFIWNNLKISDVTQFWKKLLKKYSKLLKYKISLDKNLIKIERKERS